A genome region from Salvia splendens isolate huo1 chromosome 19, SspV2, whole genome shotgun sequence includes the following:
- the LOC121778955 gene encoding uncharacterized protein LOC121778955, translating to MPSKRTDPGMFTLPISIGNIKVEHALCDLGASINVLPLSLYKKLEGVRMVDTKVVIQLADRLCISPEGVLENVIVKVHDFLYPADFHVIKMSEYQSAESSGVLLGRPFLRTAKTIIDVFDGTICLDYHGQKFIFNIDEEQVENSELSHFIDKEVANWCEAVNTLGMTDEELAEALLEFCKSPESARSKELACVSNVENFLGPEGLITKEAKKNPLPQETSSTKNELKTLPPGLRYAYLEENEMFPMIINNNLTGEQETELLKVLRRNKKAIGWTPSDLVGISLDLCMHHICLEEGAKPH from the exons ATGCCCTCCAAGCGTactgatccaggtatgttcactctcccCATTTCGATTGGGAACATTAAAGTCGAGCATGCTTTGTGTGATCTAGGTGcatcaataaatgttttaccgctttccctTTATAAGAAACTGGAAGGAGTGAGAATGGTTGATACGAAGGTGGTAATTCAATTAGCTGATAGGTTGTGCATCAGTCCCGAGGGTGTGTTAGAGAATGTAatagtcaaagtgcatgattttctataccctgctgatttccatgttataAAGATGAGTGAGTACcagtctgctgagtctagcggagtgcttttaggaagaccatttttacGCACCGCTAAGacaatcattgatgtttttgatggaactatTTGCTTAGATTATCATGGACAGAAGTTTATTTTTAACATAGATGAG GAACAGGTGGAAAATTCTGAGTTAAGTCACTTCATTGACAAGGAGGTGGCCAATTGGTGCGAGGCCGTAAACACACTGGGAATGACAGATGAAGAGTTAGCAGAGGCACTTCTGGAATTCTGTAAAAGTCCTGAATCTGCCAGGTCTAAGGAATTAGCATGTGTGTCTAATGTGGAAAATTTTCTTGGACCTGAAGGATTAATCACCAAGGAGGCAAAGAAGAATCCACTACCTCAGGAGACAAGTTCAACAAAGAATGAACTGAAGACATTGCCCCCAGGCCTAAGGTATGCTTATTTGGAGGAGAACGAGATGTTCCCGATGATCATTAACAACAACCTAACCGGGGAGCAAGAAACAGAATTACTAAAAGTACTCAGGAGGAACAAGAAAGCCATAGGATGGACTCCGTCAGACCTGGTGGGAATCAGTCTTGAcctctgcatgcaccatatttgcttggaggaaggagcgaaacccCACTGA